DNA sequence from the Stigmatella aurantiaca genome:
ACGCCGCAGCCACCGGCCGCCGCCCCGAGAGCGTCTACCGGGAGGCCCAGCGCAACCTGGAGGCCATCGCCGCGCGGCCGAGCACCACCGCGCGCGCCTTCGCCGCCCCCCTGCTGGACTGGGTCTTCCAGCGCATCTACGACGGCATCGAGGTCGACGAGGCCGGGCTCGACCGCGCCCTCAAGGCCGCGGGCCGGGCACCCATCGTCCTGTGCCCCTCGCACAAGAGCCACGTGGACTACCTGGTGCTCAGTTGGGTGCTGTGGAACCGCGGCTACGCGGTGCCCCTGGTGGCCGCGGGCGCCAACCTCTCCTTCTTCCCGCTCGGCCCCTTCCTGCGCCGCTGCGGCGCGTTCTTCCTGCGCCGCTCCTTCAAGGGCGACCCGGTCTACTCGGAGACCTTCCAGGCCTATGTGCGCAAGCTGGTGCACGACGGCGTGCACCAGGAGTTCTTCCCCGAGGGCGGGCGCTCGCGCACCGGCAAACTGCTGCTGCCCAAGCTGGGCATGTTCACCTGGCTGGTGGAGGCGGTGCTGGCCGGGGCCCGGAATGATCTCTTCTTCGTCCCGGTCTCCATCGACTACGAGAAGGTGGTGGAGTCCGGCAGCTACTCGAAGGAGCTGGCCGGCGGGGAGAAGAAGCCCGAGGACTTCAAGGCGCTGTTGAGCACGCCCAAGGTGCTCACCGCCCAGTACGGCCGCATCCACCTCACCTTCGATGAGCCCCTGTCCCTGGTGGAGCTGATGAAGAGCCGCGGCTTGGATCCCCGCGAGCCCGTCACCGAGGAGCAGAAGAAGGGCCTGGTCCGCGCGCTGGGCAACCGCGTCATGTACGGCATCAGCAAGGTCTCCACGGTGACGCCCCACGCGCTGGCCAGCGCCGCGCTGCTCGCCCACCGCCGCCGCGGGATTACGCAGCGGGAGCTGACCGACCGCATCACCCTGCTGCGCCGCCTCGCCGAGCAGGAGCGCACGCCCCTGTCCAAGACGCTGGACAACGCGCCGAGCGATCCCGAGACGATGGGCGCCATCCGGGATGCCCTGCTCTCGTTCCGCTCCGACGAGATGATCCGCACCCAGCAGGCGCGCGGCGAGGTCATCTACCAGCCCGAGGACGAGCGCCGCGCGGAGCTCTCCTTCTACAAGAACACCCTGATGAACCTGGTGGCCCCGCGCAGCCTCGTGGCCAACGCGCTGCTCGCCGGGGGCACGTCCGACTCCTACGACAGCGTGAAAGCGCGCGCGCTGTTCCTCTCGCGCCTCTTCAAGGTGGAGTTCATCTACCAGGTGGGGCTCACCTTCGACACCATCTTCGCGGACACTGTGGAGCGCATGGAGCGCCTGGGGCTGGTGCTCACCGGCACCACGCTCCAGCTCGCCCCCGAGCCGCACGCGCGCCCGGACGTCGAGTTCCTCGCGGACCTGATGCGCGACTACCTGGAGTCCTACCTCCTGGCGGCCATGACGCTGAAGGATGTCGCCGAGGGCACGGCGTCCGACCGCAAGACGTTCGTGAAGCTCGCCATGGAGACGGGCCGCGCCGAGTTCCACGCGGGCCGCATCGGTGCCGCCGAGTCCCTGGCCAAGACGACGCTGGAGAACGCCGTGGCCTACCTGCTCGATCAGAAGTTCCTCATCGAGGAGGACAAGAAGCTGAAGCTGGGGCCCGCGGCCCACGAGCCTGCCGCCCGGGCGCACCTCGTCAGCGAGATCCGCACCTACCTGGTGCGGGCCTGAAGCCCGCGCTGTCTCAGGGGACGGCGCGGAAGGACGTGCGGAGCTCGTCGGGCAACGGGTTGCCCTCGTAGTCCGACAGGATCGTCCGCAACACCAGCGTGTAGGCCGTCCCGGCCGTGAAGCTGCCCGAGGCCGCGCTCACGGTGACGGTGTACGGCACGTCCCCGCGCTCGATGTCCTTGTCCCAGTCCGCGATGGCGGGCATCACGAGCCGCACGGGGATCTCGTCCGCCCCGGCGTACACCGCGATGCCGGGGCGCAGGGTGCGCTCGTCCATCAGCTCCGAGAAGGTGATGCGCACCGTTCCCCCGGCGGACACCTGGCCGTTGGCGGTGGGGTTGATGGACACCACCGAGGGGGGCTGGGTATCACGCACGGCCAGCAGCGGATCTCCAGGCTCCAGGCAGCCGCCCAGGCTCAGCGCGGCGCAGATCAGCAACGGGCGGCGCATCACCGGCATCCCTTCTGCGCGAGGCTGCTCTCCGAGTGGCACTTGAGGCACGCCCGGTCATTGGCCGAGGCCAGGCGCTTGCACGCGTCCTTGAAGCCGTTCGGGTGGGGGTTGATCTGCCGCCGCGTGGACAGCTCCGAGTGGCAGCTCATGCACGACTCCTCGCGGTGGCAGGAGATGCACTGGCGCATGTCGCGCGAGGCGGCGAGCCCGTGGTGCTGGGGCCCCGGCACCTCGACCCACGTGTTGTAGTCCGGGTGCACCTTCACGTTGCGCGCGCGCAGGGTGGAGTCCGCGTCCATGCCCACGCCCGAGCGCTCGTGGCAGGCCACGCAGAAGGACTGGGCGCGGTGGCAGCTCTCGCAGCGCGAGGCATCCGTGCGCGCCTGCACCGGGTGCAGGGTGATGAAGTCGTTGGGGTGCACCGACAGGGGCTTCTGCAGCGAGTCGTGGCACTGCTGGCAGTAGGAGTCCGAGTGGCACTCCATGCACGTCTGCCGGGACACCGAGGCGCGGGTGCCGTGGTTGAACTCGAAGCGCGGCCCGTGGTCCATGCCCAGGGGGTCGCCCTGGATGGGGCGGAGGATGCCGGAGGTGAAGTTGAGCTGGAGCCGCCCCGAGGCCTGCTTCAGGTGGCAGGAGGTGCAGTCGTTGGTGAGCACGCGCCCGTCATGGCACTCGAAGCAGGTGGCCATCTTGGGCAGCTGCTGCCGGGTGGCCAGCCCCACCTTCGTCAGGTCCCCGTGGCACGCCGCGCAGTCCACCTTCTTGGCCACGTGCTCCTTGTGGCTGAAGTGCAGGTTGGCGTGCGGGAACTCCAGCTTCACCGGCTCCTTGCGCACGGTGGCGTCGAAGCCAGGGTGGCACACGGCGCACCCGGAAGGAGGATCCGTCTTCTCCCCCTTCTGAGCGGCCTCGATGTCGTGGCAGACCTCGCACTCCTCGTGGCCTGGGAGGTTGCGGTCCCGCGAGCTTTCACTGGACCGCACGGAGTCGTGGCAGGCCACGCAGTCGGCCCCCGCCGCCAGGTGCTGGCCGTGATCGAACCGCAGGGGGATGTTCTGCGCGGGGTAGATGGCGAGGCTCCGCTCGCGGCCCGAGGCGGCCCAGGCCACCCCGGTCGCGGCGAGGAGAAGGGCGAGGACGCCCAGGACGTTCCGGTGAAGGCGGTGCATTTACAGATTCGCCTTGAGATCGAAGAGGAAGAAGACCTTGGTGTCCGAGTGCGAGAACGCGTTGAAGTTCTGCTCGAGCACCAGCGACAGCCGCGCCGCCTGGCTCAACGCCCGGCTGGCCCACAGCTGCGCCCCGAAGAAGTTTCCCTGCAGCAGGGGGTTGAACGCGTCCTCGACGTTGGCCACCGACACCCGGCCATCCAGGTCCAGCAGGCCCCGGTCGAAGCTGTAGCCGCTGGTGAGGTCCACCCAGAGCTGGTCCCCGCCGTAGCCCCGGCGGTACGTCACGTCCAGCGCCGAGCGCAGGTTCCCGCGCCGCATCGACACGCCCGCGCTGCCGCCCGCGTTCACCGAGGAGGGCTCCCCTTCGGCCTCCAGCGCGTCCGCGAGCCGCAGGCTGTCGTTGACCTCGGTGTGGTAGAGGCTGGCCAGGCCCTGCACGTAGAAGCGAAAGGGGCCCACCGGGTAGAAGTCCACGCGCACCCGGCCCTCGTCGCGCGGCGCGAAGGCGAAGTAGTACCAGATGGAGTCCGCGGAGAAGACCGGGGTGAAGCGCAGCGCCTCCACGCTCACGGCGAACAGCGTCTTGTCCAGGCGCACCTGGGCGCGCACCTGCGCGGGCTGCATCTGCAGCATGTCGAAGTCCAGCCCCGCGAGCGCCGACAGGCCCAGCCCCCGGCCGTAGCGGAACTCCACCCCGGCGCGCTCCAGGTCCGTCTTCCCTTCCACCAGCGACTTGCGGTAGCCCACCGAGCCGCTGAAGCCCTTCAGGTCCTCCAGCAGGAGCTTCGCCCCGTACGTGGGCGCCAGCGCATCCAGGCTGTCATTGGCGCCCGCGACGCCCTGCTCCAGCCGGCGCGAATCGCTCTCCCGCGTTCCGTCCGGCTGGTACACGGAGGAGCCCAGGAAGCCCGCGCCCCGGACCCACAGCCCGCCGTAGACCTCGGCGCCCAGCCCCAGCCGGGACATGTACCGCAGCCGCAGCCCGTCGAAGGCCATGATGTCCATGGAGTCGACGTAGAGCTGGCGCCCCAGGCGCCCCTCGAAGCCACCCCGCGCATAGCGCGCGTAGGCGTGGAGCAGGTCCGCGTCCTCGGTCCGCAGCCCATCGATCTTCTCGGCCTCGCCCCGGGGCAGCCCCAGGTCGGCGTAGACGCGCAGGTTGGACTCGAACCCCAGGTCCTGTCCGGTGACGAGTTCGAAGGCGTTGAAACCCAGGTACTGGACGATGCGCCGGCGCGGCAACAGCACCACGTCATCCGGCGTGGTGCCACGCCAGGCGCGAATCTGGTACGCCTGCGCTTCGGTTCTTGCCTCGATCTGATACGCAGACGCGGATGCGGTTTCAGCCAGCATCAACACCAGCATCAGACTGACGGCCTGGGCTTGGGCCACGGCCCTTCGCATGGGCCACTGCGGTCGAGCTCGGAAGAACATCAAGATGGCGGCATTATAGAGATCCGGCGTTTGGACTGTTCATAAGTTTTCATGAGTTTTTCTCCCGCACCCGAGGTGTTTCCGGTGGACGAGTCTCCCCCTCCGGCGTCCATGAGCCCGCTGGGGGTGGCCCTGGTGGGCCTGGGGCTCGTGCTCTGCCTGTTCCTCACCGCCGGCGCGGGCAGCCAGCTGCTCAACGCGGCCTTTGGCCTGTGGTTCTCGGAGCTCTTCGTCTTCCTGGGCGCCGCCTGGGTGCTCCTGCGCGCCACCCGTCACGAGCCTGTGTCGTACACGGGCTTACGGCCCTTGGCGTGGGCCCCCGCGGCCTTCGGCTTCGCGCTGGGTGTGGCCAACTTCTTCGCCCTCGTGGCCCCCATCCAGTTCGCCGCCCAGTCCCTGGCGCCCGAGTGGCTGCGGCAGATGTTCGACGGCAGCCGGATCTTCGAGGGCCAATTCCCGGTGGAGCTGGCCGTCCTGCTGGTGGGGGTCTCCGTCGCGGCCCCCGTCTGCGAGGAGTTCTTCTTCCGGGGGCTGATCCAGAAGGGCCTGCTCGCGTCGTCCCTGTCGCGGGCCGGGGCCGTGGGCGTGACGGCGGTGGTGTTCAGCGCGTTCCACCTGGATCCGGTGGGCTTCATGGCCCGGGTCGAGCTGGGCGTGCTGTTCGGGCTGCTGCGGCTCTACACCGGCTCGCTGTGGCCCGGGATTCTCGCGCACTCGGCCAACAACGTCGTCTCCTCCGTCCTGTTTCTCCTCGCCCGGGAGTTCGATGAGGGGGGCATGGACGAGCGCCCGCCGGTCCAGGGCGTCCTGCTGATCATGCTGCTGGGATGGGGGGCGCTGGCGGGGCTGATCGCGCTCGCGCGCAAGCACCCCGCCCTGTGGGGGGCCCGGCAGGAGCCACTCCAGGCGCCCAGCCCGGACCGGCCGCTGGTCCGGTGGGCCCTGCCCTGGGTCCTGGGCGCGACGCTGTCCCTGGGCGGCCTGGCGCTCGTGGACATGACCGGCATCCGGCTGAACATGATCGACATGAAGCAGCCCCTGCCGAGGCTGAAGGACGATGCGCCCGATGCGCTCCATGCCGAGCGCGCCAGCCTGCTGCAGCTCCGGGCCGAGGTTCGAAGCGGGCGCGCCCCGCTCCAGGCCTACGCGGAGGAGCGTGCCCAGCAAGCCCTCCGGCACCGCGAGCAGGAGCCCTGAAGCCCCTGCCCCGGACTACTTGAAGCGGTAGGTGGAGACGTTGAAGACCGGGCCCGACATGCCGATGGTCATCACGTCGTGATCGACCTGGCCTTCCACCTCGACGAGCTGGCCGTCCTTCTTGATCTTCCGGTCGCCTCCGGCGAGCTGGTAGGTGCGGCCGTCATCGGCCTCCAGCACCCACACGCCCCCTTCGAGGTCGCGGTAGACGACACGCCCGGTCAGCTTCATACCGACTCCTTCTTGAGCATCGCGCGGGCGATGAAGACACAAATGACGGTATTCACCACCAGCCAGGGCACCGCCAGGAAGGTGAAGGGCATGTACGCGAGCCCCGGCGCCTTGGCCCACGCCGCATAGGCCAGGAAGCCCGCGAAGCCGAGCGACAGGCCGCCCAGGGCGGGCCTCAGTCCCCGGAACTTGATGGCGAAGAAGGACAGCACCAGGGGGATGAGCGCGCTGTAGAAGACCGGGTTGGCCAGCTTGCCCCGGCCGAAGATGATGCGCTGCCAGTCCGGAATGGGCAGCGACACCGCGTTCACCACGTCCCCCGCCACCCCCGAGGCACCGCCGAACCAGGAGCGGACGAAGAACACGCCCACCGTGGCCAGGGCCAGCGTCACCAGGAAGCTCGGCGTGGCGAGGATGTTGAAGTAGCCCGGCCGCTCCCGGCTCCGCAGGGTCAGCAGCACGAGCGCCAGCAGCGCCAGCGCCCACCACGCCGCGGGCCAGGGAATGAGGGCGCCCCCGCCCAGGGCATCCAGGGACTTCTGCGCGTTGAGGAGCCCATGCCCGTACTGGTCCGTGCGCTCCTGGCCGTTGACCCGGACCGCCCCCGCGTAGAGCGCCTGCTCCACGTCGTCCGGCCCCTGGGCCCCCGCCGCGTAGAGCAGCGCCGCCACCGCCGCCACGTGCGGGGTGGCCATGCTGGTGCCCTGGAACGAAGCGTAGATGGACTGCGACGGGTCGCGCGGATCAATCGTGTTCTGCAGAATGCCGCCCTGGTCGCCCTGGCGCTTGTCGCCACCCGGCGCCGCGATATCCAGCTCCTTGCCATAGGAGGAGTACGGTGCCAGCGCCCCATTGGGGCCCACCGCCGAGACCGCCACCACGCCCGCATAGGCCGCGGGGAACTCGACGCGGGGACGGGCGGCGTTGCCCGCGGCGGCTACCACGGTGACGCCCTTCTTGCGCGCATACTCCACCGCCGAGGCCATGGCCTGCGAGTGCCCACCGCCACCCAGCGACATGTTGATGACCTTGGCGCCCTTGTCCGCCGCGAAGCGGATGGCATCCGTGATGTCCGCCGACGTGCCGCTGCCAAAGTGGTTGAGCACCTTCACCGGCATCAGCGTGGCCTCGAAGGCCACCCCCGCCACGCCCTGGCCGTTGTTCGTCGCCTGGGCGATGGTGCCCGCCACGTGCGTGCCATGTCCATGGTCGTCGTTGGCGTGCGCGTCGTCGTTCACGAAGTCATAGCCCGGAACGAACTTCACGCCCTTCAGGTCGGGCACCTGCTTGAAGTCCTCGTAGTCCTCGTAGGCGATGCCCGTGTCGATGACGGCCACCACCACCCCTTTGCCCCGGTTGGAATCCCAGGCCTTGGGCATGCCGATCATCTGCAGGTTCCACTGCTTGCCGTAGTCCGGATCGTTCGGCGCGTAGCTGCTCCGGTACGACATCAGCGGCTCGGCGGCCTCCACGGCCGGGTGCTGGCGGATGCGCGCCAGCGCCCCCTCCACGTCATCCACGCTGACCGCGACCGTGAGCCCATCGTCCAGGCTCTCCACGGAGTTGAACTCCAGGTCCACGCCCCAGTCGGCCTCCCAGGCGTCGAACTGCTCCTTCTTGGTGCCATCCTTGAAGTCCACCACGATGGCGCCGGGCACCACGCTCTCCCCCTCGGCCAATTCCGGGGACACGGCCGTGGACGGCTCGCGCTGCCCGGGCTGGGCGGTACAGGCCATGGCCGCACCCAGCATCACCCCCACTACCGCTCTCGCCAGGGTCCATCGCACCATTGGGGTACTCCTCATGAGCACAGGGCACACCTTCGCCATCTCCTACGAACGCGTGGCGAAACGATTGGGCCTAAAGCGCAGTCTGACCGCTCTGCGGGCTGGTAGGCAAACGCCCCTGCCCTCTTAAAGTTCAGTAAAACCGGGAGGTTGTACGGCATCGGTCACTCGCCGGATAGGCGCTTCAGCCATCCGGAGACGGCCTTTCCCACCTGGGGCAGGTTCCGCTGAAAGTTGGCCCCCGCGTCGTCGATGACCTCGATTTCTCCCCGCGAGGACTTCCCCACCGCCGCCGTCAGCGAGGCCCGGGGCAGGCGCTTGTCCTCGTCTCCCAGCACCACGAGCAGGGAGCGGTCCAACTTGGCCAGCGCCGCGGGCGGCACATCCACGGGGGCGACCAGGCAGACGCCCCCGATGGCCGGATGGCGCGAAAGCAGCTCCAGCGCCACTTGCGCGCCTCCATGGAGCGAGGCCACCGCGAGGTGTGCGCTCTGAGCGTTCTCCAACAGCACGCGCATGGCCGCCTCGGCGTCCTGTACGAGTGCCTCTCCGGTGCCCACCGAGCCCTGGCTTCCGCCCACTCCCCGGTAGTTGAACCGCAGCGTCGGGAAGCCCGCCGTCGCAGCGGCCCACGCCAGCTCCGCAGCGATGACGTGGTCCATGCCCCCACCCTCTTCGGGCCGGGGAGGCAGGATGAGCAGCGGGGGCCGCTTTGCTCCCCGGTGCGCGGTCCCCTCCATCACCTCTTTGCCCACCGGGATGAGCGTGGACCGCTCAAGAAACTGACCTTTCTGGACCATGTCCCGACACCTTAAGAGGGCCCCACCCGCCCGGCATGCTGAGTCCTTCAAGACCCACTGAACAAAGATTCAGAAAAACCGCGCTTTCTGATCCGGAAATGATCCTGGGTGATCCTCCGCAGGAGGGCAGTCCCCTCGGGGAGGAGGGGCCCCAGCCCCGCGGAAAGGGGGGGCTTTTGATCCACGCCGTGGCGGGAAAAAGGGCCTTGGGGGTGGGCGGCTGGCTTCCCCCGGAGGTCTGCTAATGTAGACGGCGAAACCTTTTCGTGTCCCCGGAGACCGAGACCCCATGACCCGAGACGAAGCGGTCCGCCTCGCCCAGGCGTTGCTCGCCGAGACCGGCCAACCCCAGAGCGTTGGCCTCAACCCCCAGGGCTTCGGCGGAGTCGCCATCGAGAACGCGCAGCTCTACTTCGAGTGGCACGACAAGGAGCAGGCCCTGGAGTGCAGCGCGCTCATCCACAAGTTCCGGGACACCCCCAAGCCCGGCATCCTCGAGGGCTTCCAGCAGGAGGAGAAGTCCGGCACGGACACCGGCGGCGGCACCGTGGACTACGAGCCCGAGAACAAGTCGCTCTTCCTCAGCCGCACCTTCACCCAGGCGCCCCCCAACACCATCTTCGTCGCGGAGATGAAGCGCCTGATGCGCGCCAGCCTCGTGTGGCACGGCGAGGTGCTGGACCGCGTGGCCTCCCGCGTCTTCAAGCGCTGAGCCCCGCCCTCCCCTCCTGACGCACCCCGTCGCACACCGGGAAAGCAACTTTCCTCGCTGGGCGGCGACAATCCCTCCTGAAGCAGTCCCCTTTCTTTTGATTTCTTTGGAGTCCCCATGAATCCCATCGAGCGTGGCCGG
Encoded proteins:
- a CDS encoding 1-acyl-sn-glycerol-3-phosphate acyltransferase — encoded protein: METALPQATHRGAALLKEEFGPVSRMLGARYFDGVRFPPESENELRALHGRGFVVHVMRTTAWINFLYLAWAVVRRELPPIRAVVNLRPWFTRPFNRTLQHGAFAERFAEAQQRGGSGLIFLKKTALMNASGKDIEDNPFPALVAMARKADRPIFLVPELFVWEKRPASLKPGMMDIVFGSPEAPGFLHSLLAFFRNYRRAQFRIGEPIDLRRFIDENPQDSDEVLARKVRSSLHHHLARETRAVFGPPAKPAERLIEETLRDRQLHKSLEAHAAATGRRPESVYREAQRNLEAIAARPSTTARAFAAPLLDWVFQRIYDGIEVDEAGLDRALKAAGRAPIVLCPSHKSHVDYLVLSWVLWNRGYAVPLVAAGANLSFFPLGPFLRRCGAFFLRRSFKGDPVYSETFQAYVRKLVHDGVHQEFFPEGGRSRTGKLLLPKLGMFTWLVEAVLAGARNDLFFVPVSIDYEKVVESGSYSKELAGGEKKPEDFKALLSTPKVLTAQYGRIHLTFDEPLSLVELMKSRGLDPREPVTEEQKKGLVRALGNRVMYGISKVSTVTPHALASAALLAHRRRGITQRELTDRITLLRRLAEQERTPLSKTLDNAPSDPETMGAIRDALLSFRSDEMIRTQQARGEVIYQPEDERRAELSFYKNTLMNLVAPRSLVANALLAGGTSDSYDSVKARALFLSRLFKVEFIYQVGLTFDTIFADTVERMERLGLVLTGTTLQLAPEPHARPDVEFLADLMRDYLESYLLAAMTLKDVAEGTASDRKTFVKLAMETGRAEFHAGRIGAAESLAKTTLENAVAYLLDQKFLIEEDKKLKLGPAAHEPAARAHLVSEIRTYLVRA
- a CDS encoding Ig-like domain-containing protein translates to MRRPLLICAALSLGGCLEPGDPLLAVRDTQPPSVVSINPTANGQVSAGGTVRITFSELMDERTLRPGIAVYAGADEIPVRLVMPAIADWDKDIERGDVPYTVTVSAASGSFTAGTAYTLVLRTILSDYEGNPLPDELRTSFRAVP
- a CDS encoding cytochrome c3 family protein yields the protein MHRLHRNVLGVLALLLAATGVAWAASGRERSLAIYPAQNIPLRFDHGQHLAAGADCVACHDSVRSSESSRDRNLPGHEECEVCHDIEAAQKGEKTDPPSGCAVCHPGFDATVRKEPVKLEFPHANLHFSHKEHVAKKVDCAACHGDLTKVGLATRQQLPKMATCFECHDGRVLTNDCTSCHLKQASGRLQLNFTSGILRPIQGDPLGMDHGPRFEFNHGTRASVSRQTCMECHSDSYCQQCHDSLQKPLSVHPNDFITLHPVQARTDASRCESCHRAQSFCVACHERSGVGMDADSTLRARNVKVHPDYNTWVEVPGPQHHGLAASRDMRQCISCHREESCMSCHSELSTRRQINPHPNGFKDACKRLASANDRACLKCHSESSLAQKGCR
- a CDS encoding CPBP family intramembrane glutamic endopeptidase, translated to MSFSPAPEVFPVDESPPPASMSPLGVALVGLGLVLCLFLTAGAGSQLLNAAFGLWFSELFVFLGAAWVLLRATRHEPVSYTGLRPLAWAPAAFGFALGVANFFALVAPIQFAAQSLAPEWLRQMFDGSRIFEGQFPVELAVLLVGVSVAAPVCEEFFFRGLIQKGLLASSLSRAGAVGVTAVVFSAFHLDPVGFMARVELGVLFGLLRLYTGSLWPGILAHSANNVVSSVLFLLAREFDEGGMDERPPVQGVLLIMLLGWGALAGLIALARKHPALWGARQEPLQAPSPDRPLVRWALPWVLGATLSLGGLALVDMTGIRLNMIDMKQPLPRLKDDAPDALHAERASLLQLRAEVRSGRAPLQAYAEERAQQALRHREQEP
- a CDS encoding DUF5818 domain-containing protein; translated protein: MKLTGRVVYRDLEGGVWVLEADDGRTYQLAGGDRKIKKDGQLVEVEGQVDHDVMTIGMSGPVFNVSTYRFK
- a CDS encoding S8 family serine peptidase translates to MVRWTLARAVVGVMLGAAMACTAQPGQREPSTAVSPELAEGESVVPGAIVVDFKDGTKKEQFDAWEADWGVDLEFNSVESLDDGLTVAVSVDDVEGALARIRQHPAVEAAEPLMSYRSSYAPNDPDYGKQWNLQMIGMPKAWDSNRGKGVVVAVIDTGIAYEDYEDFKQVPDLKGVKFVPGYDFVNDDAHANDDHGHGTHVAGTIAQATNNGQGVAGVAFEATLMPVKVLNHFGSGTSADITDAIRFAADKGAKVINMSLGGGGHSQAMASAVEYARKKGVTVVAAAGNAARPRVEFPAAYAGVVAVSAVGPNGALAPYSSYGKELDIAAPGGDKRQGDQGGILQNTIDPRDPSQSIYASFQGTSMATPHVAAVAALLYAAGAQGPDDVEQALYAGAVRVNGQERTDQYGHGLLNAQKSLDALGGGALIPWPAAWWALALLALVLLTLRSRERPGYFNILATPSFLVTLALATVGVFFVRSWFGGASGVAGDVVNAVSLPIPDWQRIIFGRGKLANPVFYSALIPLVLSFFAIKFRGLRPALGGLSLGFAGFLAYAAWAKAPGLAYMPFTFLAVPWLVVNTVICVFIARAMLKKESV
- a CDS encoding serine aminopeptidase domain-containing protein encodes the protein MVQKGQFLERSTLIPVGKEVMEGTAHRGAKRPPLLILPPRPEEGGGMDHVIAAELAWAAATAGFPTLRFNYRGVGGSQGSVGTGEALVQDAEAAMRVLLENAQSAHLAVASLHGGAQVALELLSRHPAIGGVCLVAPVDVPPAALAKLDRSLLVVLGDEDKRLPRASLTAAVGKSSRGEIEVIDDAGANFQRNLPQVGKAVSGWLKRLSGE
- a CDS encoding type III secretion system chaperone, giving the protein MTRDEAVRLAQALLAETGQPQSVGLNPQGFGGVAIENAQLYFEWHDKEQALECSALIHKFRDTPKPGILEGFQQEEKSGTDTGGGTVDYEPENKSLFLSRTFTQAPPNTIFVAEMKRLMRASLVWHGEVLDRVASRVFKR